From Oryza sativa Japonica Group chromosome 4, ASM3414082v1, one genomic window encodes:
- the LOC4336261 gene encoding transcription factor bHLH153 yields the protein MMMTEVANHSKRNHNESYFTGKAAVTSSSEEFGSMTSKKPRNTSPRDAPVSPKEKKDKIGERVAALQQLVSPFGKTDTASVLQEASGYIKFLHQQLEVLSSPYMRAPPVPGAAPEDPDHYSLRNRGLCLVPVDQTLQLTQSNGADLWAPANTTRRR from the exons atgatgatgaccgAGGTCGCCAATCACAGCAAAAGGAACCACAATGAAAGCTACTTCACCGGGAAAGCAGCAGTCACCAGCAGCTCGGAGGAGTTTGGGAGCATGACATCCAAGAAGCCGAGGAACACAAGCCCGAGAGACGCTCCCGTCTCCCCGAAG GAGAAGAAGGATAAGATTGGTGAGAGAGTGGCTGCACTGCAGCAGCTAGTGTCACCATTTGGGAAG ACGGACACTGCTTCTGTTCTTCAGGAGGCCTCAGGGTACATCAAGTTTCTTCACCAGCAGCTCGAG GTTCTTAGCTCCCCTTACATGCGTGCTCCTCCGGTGCCTGGCGCTGCGCCTGAG GATCCCGACCACTACAGCCTGAGGAACCGTGGCCTCTGCCTGGTTCCAGTGGACCAGACGCTGCAGCTGACGCAGAGCAACGGCGCCGACCTGTGGGCGCCGGCGAACACGACCAGGCGCAGGTGA